The following are encoded together in the Nocardioides thalensis genome:
- a CDS encoding DEAD/DEAH box helicase, whose protein sequence is MSLSGSIKAPVSSHRVDPVALVSRLTAGVGRADRLTHLEVLPERAADHADWPGWADPEVLGAYAERGVDRPWRHQVTAAEAAYAGQHVVVATGTASGKSLAYLLPALTSIRAARGPRGQRGASVLYVAPTKALAQDQRSAIADLGLDVRVATHDGDSPQEQREWTRDHGEYVLTNPDMLHRSLLPGHERWSRFFGTLRYVVVDECHHYRGVFGAHVAQVLRRLRRVCAAHGSDPTFVLASATVAEPGLAAARLTGHDVLEVADDASPRGEVAVALWEPPLTPYTGEHGAPVRRPAPAETADLLADLVVQDVRTLAFVRSRRGVEQVARRAGELLEEVDPALAARVDSYRGGYLPEERRALEDDLRSGRLLGMAATNALELGIDISGLDAVVVTGFPGTRAAFWQQVGRAGRTGGGALGMLVARDDPLDTYLVHHPDALLGRPVEGTVFDPGNPYVLGPHLCAAAQELPLTVADLPLFGPTTRDLLADLVEAGLLRRRAQGWFWTDRGRAADLADIRSAGGAQVQLVDGSTGRVVGTVDGARAHSTAHAGAVYVHRGETWIVDELDLDEHVAVMRRADVDYTTTAREVTDITIVAEREHRRWGPCRLAVGTVDVSSQVTSYLRRRTSTGEVLDETRLDLPERTLRTTAVWWTVPDELLDDAGLLRADLPGAAHAAEHCSIGLLPLFATCDRWDIGGVSTARHPDTGVLTVFVHDGHPGGAGFSERGYRAAEEWLTATRDAIVACECAAGCPSCIQSPKCGNGNDPLDKDGAVRLLDVLLAGAPER, encoded by the coding sequence GTGAGTCTGTCTGGGTCGATCAAGGCGCCGGTGAGCAGCCACCGCGTCGACCCGGTGGCGCTCGTCTCGCGCCTCACCGCGGGGGTCGGGCGCGCCGACCGGTTGACCCACCTGGAGGTGCTCCCGGAGCGCGCCGCCGACCACGCCGACTGGCCCGGATGGGCCGACCCGGAGGTGCTGGGGGCGTACGCCGAGCGGGGCGTCGACCGGCCCTGGCGGCACCAGGTCACGGCGGCCGAGGCGGCGTACGCCGGGCAGCACGTGGTGGTCGCGACCGGCACCGCGTCCGGCAAGTCGCTCGCCTACCTGTTGCCGGCGCTCACGTCCATCCGCGCCGCCCGCGGGCCGCGGGGCCAGCGCGGCGCGAGCGTCCTCTACGTCGCGCCGACCAAGGCGCTCGCGCAGGACCAGCGCTCCGCGATCGCCGACCTCGGGCTCGACGTACGCGTCGCCACCCACGACGGCGACAGCCCGCAGGAGCAGCGCGAGTGGACGCGCGACCACGGCGAGTACGTGTTGACCAACCCCGACATGCTGCACCGATCCCTGCTGCCGGGCCACGAGCGGTGGTCGCGCTTCTTCGGCACCCTGCGCTACGTCGTCGTCGACGAGTGCCACCACTACCGCGGCGTGTTCGGCGCCCACGTCGCCCAGGTGCTCCGCCGGCTGCGGCGGGTCTGCGCAGCCCACGGCTCCGACCCGACGTTCGTGCTCGCCTCGGCGACGGTGGCGGAGCCCGGCCTCGCGGCCGCGCGGCTCACCGGTCACGACGTCCTCGAGGTCGCCGACGACGCATCGCCGAGGGGCGAGGTCGCGGTCGCGCTGTGGGAGCCGCCGCTCACGCCGTACACGGGCGAGCATGGAGCGCCCGTACGCCGGCCCGCCCCTGCGGAGACCGCCGACCTGCTCGCCGACCTGGTCGTCCAGGACGTGCGGACGCTCGCCTTCGTGCGCTCCCGCCGCGGCGTCGAGCAGGTGGCCCGGCGGGCGGGCGAGCTGCTCGAGGAGGTCGACCCCGCGCTCGCGGCCCGGGTCGACTCCTACCGCGGCGGCTACCTCCCCGAGGAGCGCCGAGCGCTCGAGGACGACCTGCGCAGCGGGCGGCTGCTCGGCATGGCGGCCACCAACGCGCTCGAGCTCGGCATCGACATCAGCGGCCTCGACGCGGTCGTGGTCACCGGGTTCCCCGGCACCCGGGCGGCGTTCTGGCAGCAGGTCGGACGCGCGGGCCGCACGGGCGGCGGCGCCCTCGGGATGCTGGTGGCGCGCGACGACCCGCTCGACACCTACCTCGTCCACCACCCCGACGCGTTGCTCGGGCGGCCGGTCGAGGGCACCGTGTTCGACCCGGGCAACCCCTACGTCCTCGGCCCGCACCTGTGCGCCGCCGCGCAGGAGCTGCCGCTCACGGTCGCCGACCTGCCCCTGTTCGGTCCCACGACCCGCGACCTGCTGGCCGACCTGGTGGAGGCCGGTCTCCTGCGCCGCCGGGCCCAGGGCTGGTTCTGGACCGACCGAGGCCGCGCCGCCGACCTCGCCGACATCCGCTCGGCCGGGGGCGCCCAGGTGCAGCTGGTCGACGGCAGCACCGGCCGCGTCGTGGGCACGGTCGACGGCGCCCGGGCGCACTCCACCGCCCACGCGGGTGCGGTCTACGTGCACCGCGGAGAGACCTGGATCGTCGACGAGCTCGACCTCGACGAGCACGTCGCCGTGATGCGCCGCGCCGACGTCGACTACACGACGACCGCCCGCGAGGTCACCGACATCACGATCGTGGCCGAGCGGGAGCACCGGCGCTGGGGGCCGTGTCGGCTCGCGGTCGGCACCGTCGACGTGTCGAGCCAGGTCACGTCCTACCTCCGGCGCCGTACGTCGACCGGCGAGGTGCTCGACGAGACCCGGCTCGACCTCCCCGAGCGCACCCTGCGCACCACCGCCGTGTGGTGGACCGTCCCGGACGAGCTGCTCGACGACGCCGGCCTGCTGCGGGCCGACCTGCCGGGCGCCGCCCACGCCGCCGAGCACTGCTCGATCGGGCTGCTCCCGCTGTTCGCCACCTGCGATCGGTGGGACATCGGCGGGGTGTCGACCGCGCGCCACCCCGACACCGGGGTGCTCACCGTGTTCGTCCACGACGGCCACCCGGGCGGCGCCGGGTTCTCCGAGCGCGGCTACCGCGCGGCCGAGGAGTGGCTGACCGCGACCCGCGACGCGATCGTCGCCTGCGAGTGCGCCGCCGGCTGCCCGTCATGCATCCAGTCGCCCAAGTGCGGCAACGGCAACGACCCGCTCGACAAGGACGGCGCCGTCCGCCTGCTCGACGTGCTCCTCGCGGGGGCTCCGGAGCGGTAG
- a CDS encoding anti-sigma factor antagonist produces the protein MDLTLTTREAGGRTVVAVGGEIDVYTAPKLRDTITDLVASGAYHLVIDMEGVEFLDSTGLGVLVGGLKKVRAHDGSLELVCNQDRLLKIFKITGLAKVFTIHPSADALA, from the coding sequence GTGGATCTGACGCTGACGACTCGTGAGGCCGGCGGGCGTACCGTCGTTGCTGTCGGCGGTGAGATCGACGTCTACACGGCGCCGAAGCTACGCGACACGATCACCGACCTGGTCGCCTCGGGCGCCTACCACCTGGTCATCGACATGGAGGGCGTCGAGTTCCTCGACTCCACCGGCCTGGGCGTCCTGGTGGGCGGCCTGAAGAAGGTGCGCGCCCACGACGGCTCCCTCGAGCTGGTCTGCAACCAGGACCGCCTGCTCAAGATCTTCAAGATCACCGGGCTGGCGAAGGTCTTCACGATCCACCCCTCCGCCGACGCCCTGGCCTGA